A genome region from Mycobacterium florentinum includes the following:
- a CDS encoding fructose bisphosphate aldolase, translating into MNEEQRNAMASGRGFIAALDQSGGSTPKALKLYGIEQDSYDDDEQMFNLIHEMRSRLITSPSFTCDKVIATILFEQTMDRTINGEDSAAFLWKQKHIVPFVKVDQGLADAENGVQLMKEMTKLDGLLQRAVGKGIFGTKMRSFIQEPNQTGINAIVAQQFEYADKIAAAGLMPIIEPEVSIKSPDKPEADGLLVAAISAKLDELPGDRQVMLKLTLPDEDNLYAPLIDHPRVLRVVALSGGYSLTESCEILARNHGLIASFSRALTEGLTAQRSDAEFDEKLGSNIDQIYAASIT; encoded by the coding sequence GTGAACGAAGAGCAACGCAACGCAATGGCATCGGGGCGTGGCTTTATCGCCGCGCTGGACCAAAGCGGTGGCAGTACGCCAAAAGCCTTGAAGCTTTACGGGATTGAGCAGGACTCGTACGACGACGACGAGCAGATGTTCAACCTCATCCACGAGATGCGCTCGCGGCTGATAACCAGCCCGAGCTTTACCTGCGACAAGGTGATCGCGACCATCCTGTTCGAGCAGACCATGGACCGCACCATCAATGGTGAGGACTCCGCGGCCTTTTTGTGGAAGCAGAAGCACATCGTGCCGTTCGTGAAGGTCGACCAGGGGCTGGCCGACGCCGAAAACGGGGTGCAGCTGATGAAGGAAATGACCAAACTCGACGGCTTGTTGCAGCGGGCCGTCGGCAAAGGCATTTTCGGCACCAAGATGCGCTCGTTCATCCAGGAGCCCAACCAGACGGGCATCAACGCCATCGTTGCCCAGCAATTCGAGTACGCGGACAAAATCGCCGCGGCCGGACTGATGCCGATCATCGAGCCCGAGGTCAGTATCAAGAGCCCCGACAAACCCGAAGCGGACGGCCTGCTGGTGGCGGCGATCAGCGCGAAGCTCGACGAGCTCCCGGGCGACCGGCAGGTCATGCTCAAGCTGACGCTGCCCGACGAGGACAACCTGTACGCGCCGCTGATCGACCACCCCCGAGTGCTGCGGGTGGTAGCCCTGTCCGGCGGCTACAGCCTCACCGAGAGCTGCGAGATCCTGGCCCGCAACCACGGCCTGATCGCCAGCTTTTCGCGGGCCCTGACCGAGGGGCTGACCGCCCAGCGCAGCGATGCGGAATTCGACGAGAAGCTGGGATCGAACATCGACCAGATCTACGCGGCCTCCATCACATAA
- a CDS encoding cytochrome P450 has product MSNGPNGVAAYRHNIYSRAALLDPYPHYRRLRDAGPVVRLHGHRVYALPRYAECKATLRNDGAFISGRGVALNPFSNRLSRGTTLNSDGAEHDQRRKLLAHRLLPRALRSVSEAIEKQADAVVDAAVRRGHVDAVADLATALPLAIVPDLVGWPRDQRKHLIDWAGATFDILGPLNWQAIKATPRSLQMLLFARRVVRQRTVLDGSMAHELLCAADAGRLSYDDCPALMIDYLAPSLDTTISAISNALYLLGTHPEQWRLLKEQPGLIPNAVNEVIRYESPLRAFARQVCRDTEIAGTRIPAGSRVLVMYASANRDENEWDRPEIFDIRRDAARHIGFGHGTHACAGQGLSRMETAAILRALLERVDRIDVVGQPVWAVNNIIRRHQYLPLKLTPA; this is encoded by the coding sequence ATGAGCAACGGGCCCAATGGTGTGGCCGCCTACCGGCACAACATCTACAGCCGCGCCGCCTTGCTCGACCCCTACCCGCACTATCGGCGACTGCGCGACGCCGGCCCGGTGGTCCGGCTGCACGGCCACCGGGTCTACGCGCTGCCGCGCTACGCCGAGTGCAAAGCCACGCTGCGCAACGACGGAGCATTCATCTCCGGACGCGGCGTCGCGCTCAACCCGTTCAGCAACCGACTCTCCCGCGGCACCACGCTCAACAGTGACGGCGCCGAACACGATCAGCGCCGCAAGCTTCTTGCTCACCGGCTGCTGCCCCGGGCGCTGCGCTCCGTCAGCGAAGCCATCGAAAAGCAGGCGGACGCCGTCGTCGACGCCGCCGTGCGACGCGGCCACGTCGACGCTGTCGCCGATCTGGCGACGGCCCTGCCGCTGGCCATCGTCCCCGATCTCGTGGGCTGGCCGCGCGATCAACGTAAGCATCTGATCGACTGGGCCGGCGCCACGTTCGACATCCTCGGACCGCTCAATTGGCAAGCCATCAAAGCGACTCCACGCAGCCTGCAGATGCTACTGTTCGCCCGTCGCGTGGTGCGGCAACGCACCGTCCTGGACGGAAGCATGGCGCACGAGCTGCTGTGTGCCGCCGACGCCGGCCGGCTGAGCTACGACGATTGCCCGGCCCTGATGATCGATTACCTCGCCCCTTCCCTGGACACGACGATCAGTGCCATCTCCAACGCCCTGTATCTGCTGGGTACGCACCCCGAGCAGTGGCGCCTACTCAAAGAGCAGCCCGGCCTGATCCCCAATGCCGTCAACGAGGTAATCCGCTACGAATCGCCGCTGCGCGCCTTCGCACGCCAGGTGTGCCGCGACACCGAGATCGCCGGCACGCGGATACCTGCCGGGTCCCGGGTTCTGGTCATGTACGCCTCGGCCAACCGCGACGAAAACGAGTGGGACAGACCCGAAATCTTCGACATCCGCCGCGACGCGGCCCGCCACATCGGTTTCGGCCACGGCACCCACGCCTGCGCCGGTCAGGGACTCTCCAGGATGGAAACCGCTGCCATTTTGCGTGCGCTGCTGGAACGGGTGGACCGGATCGATGTTGTCGGGCAACCGGTCTGGGCGGTGAACAACATCATCCGCCGGCATCAATACCTTCCCCTCAAGCTGACACCGGCCTGA
- a CDS encoding TetR/AcrR family transcriptional regulator encodes MPDSGRDRLLAEALKLFAAKGYAATSVADIQRASGLAPGSGALYKHFASKRELLEAAVTQRIDSIVAAREQFDAGQPDGVEQAVRTAGQLIWSNLNESEDLLKVMLREPEELGDLDEKTWQVITDNAYQRFADELAASNRAGRTSIPDPEAAAAVAIASLSHAATLQALSGRLPGNVDEDRYFEAWVTQTVSMLAHHTTPRNR; translated from the coding sequence ATGCCCGACTCGGGACGCGATCGACTGTTGGCGGAGGCGCTGAAGCTTTTCGCCGCCAAGGGCTATGCGGCGACGTCGGTGGCCGACATCCAGCGGGCGTCCGGCCTGGCGCCCGGATCGGGCGCGTTGTACAAGCACTTTGCCTCCAAGCGCGAACTGCTGGAGGCGGCGGTGACCCAACGGATCGACAGCATCGTCGCCGCGCGAGAGCAGTTCGACGCCGGGCAGCCGGACGGCGTCGAGCAGGCGGTGCGAACCGCCGGCCAGTTGATCTGGAGCAACCTCAACGAAAGCGAGGATTTGCTCAAGGTCATGCTGCGCGAACCCGAAGAGCTCGGCGATCTCGACGAGAAGACGTGGCAGGTCATCACCGACAACGCCTATCAGCGGTTCGCCGACGAGCTGGCCGCGTCCAATCGCGCCGGCCGCACCAGCATTCCCGATCCCGAGGCCGCCGCGGCCGTGGCGATCGCGTCGTTGTCCCACGCGGCGACGCTGCAGGCGCTGTCCGGACGGCTACCGGGCAACGTCGACGAGGACCGTTATTTCGAGGCCTGGGTCACCCAAACCGTCAGCATGCTCGCGCACCACACCACCCCCAGAAACCGTTGA
- a CDS encoding acyl-CoA dehydrogenase family protein yields the protein MTFSLQLSDDVIEVRDWVHQFAAETIRPAAAEWDEREETPWPVIEEAAKVGLYSPDFFAQQAAEPTGLGFLTAFEEMFWGDAGIALSIMGTGLAAAALAGNGTPEQLGQYLPEMFGTPGDPKLGAFCSSEPDAGSDVGAIRTRARFDEATNEWVLNGTKTWATNGGIANVHIVVASVYPELGTRGQVSFVIPPETKGLSQGQKFKKHGIRASHTAEVVLDNVRLPEDCILGGREKFEARIARVKSGASAGGQAAMKTFERTRPTVGAMAVGVARAAYEYALEYACQREQFGRKIGEFQAVAFKLADMKSRVDAARLLVWRAGWMARNNQNFDSAEGSMAKLVASEAAVYVTDEAIQILGGNGYTRDYPVERMHRDAKIFTIFEGTSEIQRLVISRALTGLPIR from the coding sequence GTGACTTTCTCATTGCAACTGAGCGACGACGTGATCGAGGTGCGCGACTGGGTGCACCAGTTCGCGGCCGAAACCATCCGCCCCGCCGCGGCCGAATGGGACGAGCGGGAGGAAACCCCGTGGCCGGTCATCGAGGAGGCCGCGAAGGTGGGCCTGTACTCCCCCGACTTCTTCGCACAACAAGCCGCCGAGCCCACGGGCTTGGGCTTTCTCACCGCGTTCGAGGAGATGTTCTGGGGTGACGCCGGCATCGCCCTGTCCATCATGGGGACCGGGCTGGCCGCGGCGGCGTTGGCGGGCAACGGAACTCCCGAGCAGCTGGGCCAGTATTTGCCTGAGATGTTCGGTACGCCCGGCGACCCCAAGCTCGGTGCGTTCTGTTCCTCGGAGCCCGACGCGGGTTCTGACGTCGGTGCCATCCGCACCCGGGCCCGCTTCGACGAGGCGACCAACGAGTGGGTTCTCAACGGCACCAAGACCTGGGCGACCAACGGCGGGATCGCCAATGTGCACATCGTGGTGGCGTCGGTCTATCCGGAGCTGGGCACCCGCGGTCAGGTGTCGTTCGTTATCCCGCCCGAGACCAAGGGCCTGTCGCAGGGGCAGAAATTCAAGAAGCACGGTATCCGCGCGTCGCACACCGCCGAGGTTGTCCTCGACAACGTGCGGCTGCCCGAGGACTGCATTCTCGGCGGCCGCGAGAAGTTCGAGGCCCGAATCGCGCGGGTCAAGTCCGGCGCCTCGGCGGGCGGACAGGCCGCGATGAAGACCTTCGAGCGCACCCGGCCGACCGTCGGTGCGATGGCGGTCGGTGTGGCCCGGGCCGCCTACGAGTATGCGCTCGAATATGCCTGCCAGCGTGAGCAATTCGGCCGCAAGATCGGCGAATTCCAGGCAGTGGCGTTCAAGCTAGCCGACATGAAGAGCCGGGTCGACGCCGCCCGGCTGCTGGTGTGGCGCGCCGGCTGGATGGCCCGCAACAACCAGAACTTCGACTCCGCGGAGGGCTCGATGGCCAAGCTGGTGGCCAGCGAGGCCGCGGTCTACGTCACCGACGAGGCCATCCAGATCTTGGGCGGCAACGGCTACACCCGCGACTACCCCGTGGAGCGGATGCACCGCGACGCGAAGATCTTCACCATCTTCGAGGGCACCAGCGAGATCCAGCGGCTGGTGATTTCGCGGGCGCTCACGGGGTTGCCGATCCGTTAG
- a CDS encoding DUF6636 domain-containing protein, which produces MKRAVVAGIGFVVVGCCAGMPVAAADNPACTPSMCAFLSPSRNISCEVNYKRDPGIPDEAYCQTNEPQQSVHLSTGGVVTTCKGVSCVGNAGEGAPTLDYGQTAGVGPFTCTSKPDGVTCTASSGKGFTISNAGITSIG; this is translated from the coding sequence ATGAAGCGTGCGGTCGTCGCGGGAATCGGATTCGTCGTCGTTGGCTGCTGCGCGGGAATGCCGGTGGCCGCGGCGGACAACCCGGCCTGCACGCCGTCCATGTGCGCGTTCTTGTCTCCGTCACGCAACATCAGCTGCGAGGTCAACTACAAGCGTGACCCCGGCATCCCCGATGAGGCCTATTGCCAGACCAACGAGCCGCAGCAATCCGTGCACCTGTCCACCGGCGGAGTCGTCACCACCTGTAAGGGTGTTTCCTGCGTGGGCAACGCCGGAGAGGGCGCGCCTACCCTGGACTATGGCCAAACCGCCGGTGTCGGTCCCTTCACCTGCACATCCAAGCCCGATGGAGTGACCTGCACCGCGTCCTCGGGCAAAGGATTCACCATCTCCAATGCGGGGATTACCTCGATCGGGTGA
- a CDS encoding MFS transporter — protein MSTRVGLYFGLLQLAFGLTWVGYVIYLPQLAAQAGISAGVVGWLLVCDQIIFACCDWAAGVAVDRVARMVGRVGWIIAAATSVSALAFLLLPLVSRSGAYIFVALIVVWAITSSALRAPPLALLGRYTPDGRQPWVSSLFVVGTGMATASTPFLTGRLTTYDPRILFGASAVSVFAVTLSIVWAEKTLTRTAPPEKEAPTEFRVGILLMFLAAVLVAQLGFQVHSSLNAQRLFAKYAEPSGLPALLSLFWIGFALLTPLASLLAKRLGGLVAMMVGAVIAAGSAWAAALATDVVSLGIAQFVCGAAWGAVMVGAVVTAFAIGRHGREGTAAGALFSVIAVATMARIALVTAHGDRVAAVASALPWLPTVSWLAVALLLPPVLLRMRRVPQPAT, from the coding sequence GTGTCGACGAGAGTCGGACTTTATTTCGGGCTGCTGCAGCTCGCCTTCGGACTGACGTGGGTCGGGTACGTCATCTATCTGCCGCAACTCGCGGCGCAGGCCGGCATCAGCGCCGGCGTGGTCGGCTGGCTTCTGGTGTGCGATCAGATCATCTTCGCGTGCTGCGACTGGGCGGCCGGTGTCGCCGTCGACCGGGTGGCGCGGATGGTGGGCCGGGTGGGCTGGATCATCGCGGCGGCGACGTCGGTTTCGGCGCTGGCGTTCCTGCTGCTGCCGCTCGTATCGCGTTCTGGTGCTTACATTTTCGTGGCGTTGATTGTGGTGTGGGCGATCACCTCCTCGGCCCTGCGCGCACCGCCGCTGGCCCTGCTCGGCCGATACACGCCCGACGGCCGGCAACCGTGGGTCTCGTCACTGTTCGTGGTCGGAACCGGTATGGCCACCGCGTCGACGCCCTTTCTGACCGGACGGCTCACGACGTACGACCCGCGGATCCTCTTCGGCGCATCGGCCGTCTCCGTTTTCGCGGTGACCCTGTCGATCGTCTGGGCCGAAAAGACCCTCACCCGCACCGCGCCGCCCGAGAAAGAGGCACCCACCGAATTTCGGGTCGGGATCTTGCTGATGTTCCTCGCGGCGGTCTTGGTGGCGCAACTGGGATTCCAGGTGCATTCCTCGCTCAATGCCCAGCGGCTCTTCGCCAAATACGCTGAACCCAGCGGACTTCCGGCACTGCTGTCGCTGTTCTGGATCGGGTTCGCGCTGTTGACACCGCTGGCGTCGTTGCTGGCGAAGCGTCTCGGCGGCCTGGTCGCGATGATGGTGGGCGCAGTCATTGCCGCCGGATCGGCGTGGGCCGCCGCACTGGCCACCGACGTCGTCTCGCTCGGCATCGCCCAATTCGTCTGCGGCGCAGCCTGGGGCGCGGTGATGGTCGGCGCGGTTGTCACTGCCTTTGCGATCGGCCGCCACGGCCGCGAGGGCACCGCGGCCGGCGCCCTGTTCTCGGTGATTGCGGTGGCGACGATGGCGCGCATCGCGCTGGTGACCGCGCATGGTGATCGGGTTGCGGCGGTAGCGTCCGCCTTGCCCTGGTTGCCCACCGTGTCATGGTTGGCGGTGGCGCTGCTACTGCCGCCGGTCCTGCTGCGGATGCGGCGGGTGCCACAGCCCGCCACGTAG
- a CDS encoding GNAT family N-acetyltransferase, which yields MTTELRVLESEGDLIAALNVFRVAMVGFPPIPDLPPGQITKMLEPGRMVGAFVGGQLVGTACAATSTLTLPGGATISHAAVTDIGVLPTFTRQGIATDLMRHLLNDFTARDEVVASLRASEATIYGRYGYGVASSMQSAEITTARAAFRPGVGSGGPVRLVSPAEAWEILPRIYDANRPSRPGTIDRPGGWWEGVRLRTELSSGAWYVAVHGEPGAESGFARYRPTDTDRWFLSDQRTIVVEDFFAPTTEAYLGLVRFLLGLDLVDRVTFWMLPLDDPLPSLLVDRRAVKVTAVHDETWLRVVDAENALASRSYAGAGAITVAVNDQLLPKNSASFAISADGAEPTTRRADLHVGIEGLGAVLLGGTRWHSLATAGLVRAEDPAALAVADELFAVRQTPHAGTFF from the coding sequence ATGACCACCGAGCTCCGGGTTCTCGAGAGTGAGGGCGACCTCATCGCTGCGCTGAACGTGTTTCGCGTCGCGATGGTGGGCTTTCCGCCGATACCGGATCTGCCGCCCGGCCAGATCACCAAGATGCTCGAACCCGGTCGTATGGTCGGCGCGTTCGTCGGCGGACAACTGGTCGGCACCGCATGCGCCGCGACGAGCACCCTGACCCTGCCCGGCGGCGCCACGATCAGCCACGCCGCCGTCACGGACATCGGAGTGCTGCCGACCTTCACCCGACAGGGCATCGCCACCGACTTGATGCGTCACCTCTTGAACGACTTCACGGCGCGGGATGAGGTGGTCGCCTCGTTGCGGGCGTCGGAGGCCACGATCTATGGGCGCTACGGCTACGGCGTGGCGAGCTCGATGCAGAGCGCGGAGATTACGACTGCACGGGCGGCATTTCGTCCAGGTGTCGGGTCCGGTGGTCCGGTCCGACTGGTCAGCCCCGCCGAAGCCTGGGAGATCCTGCCCCGGATCTATGACGCCAATCGCCCGTCGCGGCCGGGAACCATCGACCGTCCCGGGGGGTGGTGGGAGGGCGTACGGCTGCGCACCGAATTATCTTCGGGTGCTTGGTATGTGGCCGTGCACGGCGAGCCCGGCGCCGAATCGGGTTTCGCCCGCTACCGCCCGACCGACACCGACAGGTGGTTCCTCAGCGACCAGCGCACCATTGTGGTCGAGGATTTCTTCGCGCCGACCACCGAGGCCTATCTCGGATTAGTGCGCTTCCTCCTCGGTCTGGATCTCGTTGACCGAGTGACGTTTTGGATGCTGCCCCTCGACGATCCGCTGCCCTCGCTGCTCGTCGATCGCCGTGCGGTCAAGGTGACCGCGGTGCACGACGAAACGTGGCTGCGGGTCGTCGACGCCGAAAACGCGCTGGCGAGTCGGTCCTATGCCGGGGCCGGCGCGATCACGGTCGCCGTCAATGACCAACTGCTGCCAAAGAATTCGGCCAGCTTCGCGATCAGCGCAGACGGGGCCGAACCGACCACCCGGCGTGCCGACCTGCACGTCGGGATCGAGGGGCTCGGTGCCGTGCTGCTGGGCGGCACCCGCTGGCACAGTCTCGCGACGGCCGGGCTGGTCCGGGCCGAGGATCCTGCGGCGCTAGCCGTCGCCGATGAGCTGTTCGCGGTGCGTCAAACACCGCATGCCGGAACGTTCTTCTAG
- a CDS encoding alpha/beta fold hydrolase, producing MATLRARDWIDQCETLTSRRGHRIAYRRRGQGPAVLLLHGFPTWSYDYAEVATDLAADHDVVTLDFLGYGASDKPNPYEYSVAESADVVEDLAAHLHLDSVRLVAHDYGGIVAQELIDRVSAGTLGFGISSLVMLNSGIVYNAYRPTRLQKLLILPVIGKLIAGRVNAGRLRSGLDAVRGSRLTDAELDDLWYGVSRDGGHKIVHLLIRYNAERAEHHRRWEQALAGWDGPLRLVWGLDDPVSGRHVLEAAADVLPRAEVTKLDGVGHYPQSEAPQAVSDAVRRA from the coding sequence ATGGCGACTCTGCGCGCACGCGACTGGATCGACCAATGCGAGACGCTGACCAGCCGCCGGGGACACCGCATCGCGTACCGGCGTCGCGGGCAGGGGCCGGCCGTGCTCCTGCTGCACGGATTTCCCACCTGGTCCTACGACTACGCCGAGGTCGCCACCGACCTTGCCGCCGACCACGACGTGGTCACGCTCGACTTTCTCGGCTACGGCGCCTCCGACAAACCAAACCCCTACGAGTATTCCGTCGCCGAATCAGCCGACGTGGTAGAGGATTTGGCGGCGCACCTGCACCTGGATTCGGTACGCCTGGTCGCCCACGACTACGGCGGCATCGTCGCCCAGGAGCTGATAGATCGGGTGTCGGCCGGCACCCTGGGATTCGGCATTTCCAGCCTTGTCATGCTGAATTCCGGGATCGTCTACAACGCTTACCGGCCGACGCGGCTACAGAAGCTCTTGATTCTGCCGGTGATCGGAAAGCTGATCGCCGGCCGGGTCAATGCCGGCCGGCTACGCTCCGGGCTCGATGCGGTCCGCGGGTCACGGCTGACCGACGCCGAGCTGGATGACCTCTGGTACGGCGTTTCGCGAGACGGAGGCCACAAGATCGTACATCTGCTGATCCGCTACAACGCTGAACGTGCCGAACACCACCGTCGGTGGGAGCAGGCGCTGGCCGGTTGGGATGGTCCGCTGCGGCTGGTGTGGGGACTCGATGATCCGGTCTCGGGGCGCCATGTTCTCGAGGCGGCCGCCGACGTTCTGCCGCGCGCCGAGGTGACGAAACTCGACGGCGTGGGGCACTATCCGCAATCCGAAGCGCCACAAGCAGTTTCGGACGCGGTGCGCCGGGCCTAG